In Ciconia boyciana chromosome 12, ASM3463844v1, whole genome shotgun sequence, a genomic segment contains:
- the FAAH2 gene encoding fatty-acid amide hydrolase 2, protein MALSRAERLLALLLRLLSRAGLALLALVAPAPPRAVPPPRRPLLLLPARRLAARLRAREVTCVEVVEAYVERIKEVNPLINAVVKDRFEEALQEARQVDKLLSEGPADDCLEEKFPLLGVPITIKEAFSLHGMPNTSGLVNRRNVIATSDATVVSRLKQAGAIPLGVTNCSELCMWYESSNRVYGRTNNPYDLQRIVGGSSGGEGGVLAAACSVIGVGSDIGGSIRMPAFFNGVFGHKPTTGVVPNDGQFPNARGVRTSFLCTGPMCRYAEDLEPMLRVMAGPGVNKLKLNEKVSLEKIKFHCMDHDGGSIFVSPVDKEILQAQKKVVEHLEGELGVQVRRVAIHKMKYSFQIWSAMMSSEDSDGQEAQLFTDLLGDHGKPVWPLWELMKWLVGMSSHTLPAIALGLTEKLMKLNPGGKAKLVSMGKSLQEEMEALLGPDGVLLYPSHPTIAPRHHSPICMPFNFAYTAIFNVLGLPVTQCPLGLSSEGLPLGIQLVAASYNDHLTLAVARYLEKAFGGWVLPGKV, encoded by the exons ATGGCGCTGTCGCGCGCGGAGCGGCTCCTggcgctgctgctgcggctgctgtCGCGCGCCGGCCTGGCGCTGCTCGCGCTCGtggcccccgcgccgccgcgcgccgtcccgcccccgcgccgcccgctcctgctgctgccggccCGGCGGCTGGCGGCGCGGCTGCGCGCCCGGGAG GTGACGTGCGTGGAGGTGGTCGAGGCGTACGTGGAGAGGATCAAGGAGGTCAATCCCCTCATCAACGCCGTCGTTAAGGACCG GTTTGAGGAGGCCCTGCAGGAAGCCCGGCAGGTGGATAAGCTGCTTTCGGAGGGCCCCGCCGATGACTGCCTGGAGGAGAAGTTCCCCTTGCTGGGGGTTCCCATCACCATCAAGGAGGCCTTTTCTCTGCACG GGATGCCCAACACGTCTGGCTTGGTCAACCGCCGCAACGTGATTGCCACCTCAGATGCCACGGTGGTGTCCCGGCTGAAGCAGGCCGGTGCCATCCCACTGGGCGTGACCAACTGCAGCGAGCTGTGCATGTGGTACGAGTCCAGCAACAGGGTCTACGGCCGGACCAACAACCCCTATGATCTGCAGAGAATTGTGGGCGGCAGCTCAG GCGGGGAGGGTGGCgtcctggcagctgcctgctccgTCATAGGTGTGGGCTCTGACATTGGCGGCAGCATCCGGATGCCTGCCTTCTTCAACGGAGTCTTTGGCCACAAGCCCACAACAG GGGTGGTGCCCAACGACGGCCAGTTCCCAAACGCTCGAGGGGTGCGGACCAGCTTCCTGTGCACGGGGCCCATGTGCCGCTACGCGGAGGACCTGGAGCCTATGCTGAGGGTCATGGCCGGTCCTGGAGTCAACAA gctGAAGCTGAATGAAAAGGTGTcgctggagaaaataaaattccactGCATGGATCATGACGGCGGGTCCATTTTTGTGTCACCTGTGGACAAGGAGATCTTGCAGGCCCAAAAGAAG GTGGTGGAGCACCTCGAAGGCGAGCTGGGGGTCCAAGTTCGGCGCGTGGCAATCCACAAGATGAAGTATTCTTTCCAGATCTGGTCCGCCATGATGTCGTCCGAGGACAGCGATGGGCAG GAGGCACAGCTATTCACGGACCTGCTGGGGGATCACGGGAAGCCGGTGTGGCCGCTGTGGGAGCTGATGAAGTGGCTCGTAGGGATGTCTTCTCACACTCTCCCAGCTATCG ccctggggctgaCGGAGAAGCTGATGAAACTCAACCCTGGTGGGAAGGCCAAGCTGGTGAGCATGGGGAAGAGCttgcaggaggagatggaggccCTGCTGGGGCCGGACGGGGTGCTGCTCtacccctcccaccccaccatAGCTCCCAGGCACCACTCTCCCATATGCATGCCCTTCAACTTCGCCTACACAG ctATCTTCAACGTCCTGGGCTTGCCGGTGACGCAGTGCCCGCTGGGCCTGAGCAGCGAGGGCCTGCCGCTGGGCATCCAGCTGGTGGCAGCCTCCTACAACGACCACCTGACGCTGGCGGTAGCCCGGTATCTGGAGAAGGCCTTCGGAGGATGGGTTTTACCTGGGAAAGTTTAG